A single genomic interval of Thermodesulforhabdaceae bacterium harbors:
- a CDS encoding class I SAM-dependent methyltransferase translates to MSIKEDKWFEEHYLRAGGLWDAVVYAISRIWSPPMPQKVLEVGCGSGRFLLWLYKENHTPYGVDPSKELLEKARKSLPDLVGLRQAPIEALPFEDKSFDTVFFVLSLEYAVDPVRALREAFRVARGTVVVVSFNAYSPYYWFTKLSAWVVNNPMARCRTIRQGTLVAMTELAAGVPLRISQEPAKWKNIGIGALILSPIIVSRFDFAQQIYGISPAHISPSGRFVPSPSSYGQVSIQNTNISERGAEP, encoded by the coding sequence TTGAGCATTAAAGAGGATAAGTGGTTTGAGGAGCATTATCTCAGGGCGGGTGGACTCTGGGATGCGGTAGTTTATGCAATAAGCCGCATCTGGTCTCCCCCCATGCCTCAAAAGGTTCTCGAAGTGGGATGCGGTTCCGGGCGTTTTTTGCTCTGGCTTTATAAGGAAAATCATACCCCCTACGGTGTTGATCCATCTAAAGAGCTTTTGGAAAAGGCTCGCAAGAGCCTACCTGATCTGGTTGGTTTGAGGCAGGCTCCAATCGAAGCTTTGCCCTTTGAAGATAAGAGCTTTGATACGGTTTTTTTTGTGTTAAGCCTTGAATATGCCGTTGATCCTGTAAGAGCTCTTCGGGAAGCTTTCAGAGTTGCTAGAGGAACAGTCGTTGTTGTGTCTTTTAATGCCTATTCCCCATATTACTGGTTTACTAAGCTTTCAGCGTGGGTTGTGAATAACCCGATGGCTCGTTGCCGGACTATACGCCAGGGCACTCTGGTAGCAATGACCGAACTTGCGGCAGGTGTTCCCCTGCGTATTTCGCAGGAACCAGCTAAATGGAAGAACATCGGGATAGGGGCACTTATCCTTTCACCCATTATTGTTAGCCGCTTTGACTTCGCTCAGCAAATTTATGGCATTTCTCCCGCTCATATCAGCCCTTCGGGTAGATTTGTCCCGTCTCCTTCGTCTTATGGGCAGGTTTCAATTCAAAATACAAACATTTCAGAAAGAGGAGCAGAGCCATGA
- the ilvD gene encoding dihydroxy-acid dehydratase: MRSDLMKKGVEKAPHRSLFKAMGYTDDELNRPIIGVVNAANEIIPGHIHLDIIAEAVKAGIRMAGGTPVEFPVIGVCDGIAMNHTGMKYSLASRELIADSIEIMATAHPFDGLALIPNCDKIIPGMLMAALRLNIPSIVVSGGPMLAGRVHNTPVDLISVFEAVGSFKAGKITEEELKLLEDEACPGCGSCAGMFTANSMNCLTEALGLGLPGNGTIPAVHAARIRLAKWAGRRIVEMVRENLLPRDIATLEAFENAIAVDMALGCSTNTVLHVPAIAHEAGIELDLELFNAISKRTPHLCSLRPGGPHFLEDLNRAGGIPAVMKELAKGRLIHEHLKTVSGMTVSEIIASVKEVDHSVIRPLDNPYHTEGGIAILYGSLAPEGAVVKQSAVAPEMLRRVGRARVFNSEPEAASAILEGLINPGEIVVIRYEGPKGGPGMQEMLTPTAAIVGRGLDKDVALITDGRFSGGTRGAAIGHVSPEAAAGGPIAFVEDGDEILIDIPAKKLELLVDEETLAKRRAHWVLPEPKIKTGYLARYAAMVTSGSKGAVLRNV, from the coding sequence ATGAGAAGTGATCTTATGAAAAAAGGGGTTGAGAAGGCGCCTCATCGTTCTCTCTTTAAGGCTATGGGTTACACTGACGATGAACTTAATCGACCCATTATCGGTGTAGTTAACGCAGCAAACGAAATTATCCCGGGGCATATTCATCTTGATATAATAGCAGAAGCAGTTAAAGCCGGCATTCGCATGGCTGGAGGAACACCTGTAGAATTTCCTGTAATCGGAGTTTGTGACGGCATCGCCATGAATCATACGGGCATGAAATATTCCCTTGCCAGTCGTGAACTGATCGCTGATTCCATTGAAATCATGGCCACTGCTCATCCCTTCGACGGGCTAGCTCTTATTCCTAACTGCGATAAAATTATCCCTGGTATGCTAATGGCAGCTCTTCGCCTTAACATACCCTCCATTGTTGTCAGTGGAGGACCAATGCTGGCAGGGCGAGTTCACAATACTCCTGTAGATTTAATTTCCGTTTTCGAGGCGGTTGGAAGTTTTAAGGCTGGCAAGATTACCGAAGAAGAATTGAAACTTCTTGAAGATGAAGCCTGTCCGGGGTGTGGTTCCTGTGCCGGTATGTTTACGGCAAATTCCATGAATTGCCTTACGGAAGCTCTTGGGCTGGGACTTCCGGGAAACGGCACTATCCCTGCAGTTCATGCTGCTCGCATCAGACTGGCTAAATGGGCTGGCAGGAGAATAGTCGAAATGGTTAGAGAAAATCTTCTCCCAAGAGACATAGCAACTCTTGAAGCTTTCGAAAACGCCATTGCTGTTGATATGGCTCTGGGATGTTCAACCAATACTGTTCTTCATGTCCCTGCTATTGCTCATGAAGCCGGTATAGAACTTGATCTTGAGCTCTTTAATGCTATCAGCAAGCGCACACCTCATCTGTGTTCTTTACGTCCGGGAGGTCCCCACTTTCTTGAAGATCTTAATCGAGCGGGTGGAATTCCTGCAGTTATGAAGGAACTGGCAAAAGGGCGGCTCATACACGAGCATCTAAAAACGGTGAGCGGAATGACAGTTTCGGAGATAATCGCTTCTGTGAAAGAAGTTGATCATTCCGTTATCAGACCACTTGATAATCCCTACCATACCGAAGGCGGTATTGCCATCCTTTACGGGAGTCTTGCTCCCGAAGGTGCTGTTGTGAAGCAGTCGGCAGTTGCTCCAGAAATGCTCAGGCGAGTGGGGCGAGCTCGAGTCTTCAACAGTGAACCCGAGGCGGCTTCGGCAATTCTGGAAGGACTTATCAATCCAGGTGAAATCGTTGTAATCCGCTACGAAGGCCCAAAGGGTGGTCCAGGTATGCAGGAAATGCTTACTCCTACGGCGGCTATTGTGGGACGAGGGCTGGATAAAGACGTCGCTCTCATCACCGACGGTAGATTTAGCGGAGGCACAAGAGGTGCCGCCATAGGTCATGTGTCGCCTGAAGCTGCAGCAGGAGGTCCTATTGCTTTCGTTGAAGATGGGGATGAAATCCTTATAGATATTCCGGCTAAGAAGCTGGAACTACTGGTTGATGAGGAAACTCTTGCTAAGCGTCGAGCTCACTGGGTGCTGCCTGAACCGAAAATAAAAACTGGTTATCTTGCCCGTTACGCCGCCATGGTAACATCCGGGAGTAAAGGCGCCGTATTGAGAAACGTTTAA